DNA from Desulfarculus baarsii DSM 2075:
GGCGGAGCGGCCTCCAAGCCGGCCAGAGCCGCGCGCATCTCGGCCACGGCCCGCTCGCGGGGGTAATCGGGCCGCTCGGGGCCCACCGTGGCCCGCTCCACGCCGGTTTGCCAGACACGGCGGGCCACCTCGGGCTGTCCGCTGTCTTGGTAGATCAGGCCAAGCTGATAATATGCCTGGTATAAGTCAGGATCGGCCTGAAGGGCCCGTTGCAGCTCACGGGCGGCGGCGTCGGCCTCGTTGGCCGCCTTCATGGTCAGAGCCTTGTCGTAGTGGGCCAGGGCCTTGGCGTCGTCCGGGCCGGCCACGGCCGGGGCCTCCTTGCCCGCGCAGCCCACCAAGCCCAACAACAGCGCCACCAGGGCCACGGCCAAAACATCGCGCCCCAACATTCGCTCCTCCCATCCCTTCAACGCCCTCAGCGGCGTCGTCACAGGATAACACGGCCTAGCCCCGAGGCCAAGCCGCTACTTGGAGCCGGGGTCGTCGGTGTGCTCGTCGCCGGTGGGCGGGGGGTCGAGCTTTTTGCCGTTACGGGTAATGGGCACCACGTGGCCGCCGCCGTGGCTCATGCGGTCGATGGGTTGTTTCTTGCCGCCCAGCCGCTCGCGGGACCAACGCTTTTGCCGGCGCTGAACCTCGGCCGGATCGTAGAAACGCATCCAGTCTTCTTGATAATGCCACAGATCCTGCTCGGGGTTGCGAAAGGCCCACTCCACGTCCTCGGGGCCGAAGCCGGCCAGGTACCACGAGTCTTGGTTGCGGATGACGTTTTCCTCGCGGGCAAAGCTGAGCAGGGCCAGACGATAATCCACGCGGCGGAAATCCAGAAGGATTTGGCCGGCCAACTGCCGCACGACGCGGTCCTCGCCCTCGTCCATGAAACGCTCGCCGATGATACGGAAGACATGGGCGGCGCTTTCCGGGCTGTCGATGCTGATGGCGGCCAGACCCTTCATGGCCAGGTCGCGAGCCGACCAGCCGGCCGAACCGTCGCGGCAGACCGCCGTCAGCCCGGCGATGGCCTTGGGGCCCAGCTTGCCAAAGATCGCCGGCAGCAGTTCGGTGACCCAGTCGCAATCAAAGGCGTCGGACCAGCGCAGCACCGCCAGCATCGGCAAAACGGCGTCGTCGTCGCCACGCAGGCCCAGGATGTAGGAGCAGTGCACCACCGCCCACCACTCCGGCAACTCGCTCAACCAACTCTGCTTGTCCATGACCACTTGGGCCAGATAGGGCAACAGGCTGTCACGGCTGGCGATTTCCTGGACGGCTTCCAGGTCCAGGCGGTCTTCGGCCCAGAACAGCATCTCGAAAAGTTGCTCGTCGCCAAGGGTTGTGTAATCGAAGCGGGGCTGCATGGATTCCTCTCGGATGGGGCGGCGGAAAGCAGTTGTCCGCCATGCCGTTAGCCTTCAATATACCCCAGGGCCTTTTGCCTTACAACCAGCAAACAGGAGCATAAAAAATGGCCATAATCCAATTTTCGGTGGCCCCGTTGGGCACGGGCCAGACAAGCCTCTCCAGCTATGTTGCCGATATTCATCGCGTCTTGGCGGAAGAAGGCATCGAGGCCCAACTGACGCCCATGAGCACGATCATCGAAGGGCCGTTGGAAACGCTTTTGGGCGTCATAGCCAAAGTTCACGAGCTGCCCTTCGCCAGCGGCGCCGACCGGGTGTTGACGGTCATACAGATAGACGACCGCCGCGACAAGCCGGCCGCGGCCGCGGCCAAGGTGGCCAGCGTGCGCGAAAAATTGGGCCGGGCCTGAAAAGACTTGTCATCAACGGGAGTCTAGGCTAATCTATGGCGGGAGGCAATGATGACCTGGCGGTGGACCACCAAACATTGGCGCGCAACCCTGACGGCCGCCCTGCTGACCCTGGCCTTGATCGTGACCGGCTGCGTCAAAAATCCGGTCAGCGGCGCGGAGGAATTCTCGCTGATGAGCGAGGACCAGGAGTTGGCCAAGGGCGCGGAGCTTTATCCAAAATATACACAGCAATTCAACGGGTTGCCCGCCGATGACCCAGGCTTGCAGGCCTACGTGCGGCGGGTTGGCGGCTGGCTGGCCAAAAACAGCCACCGCCCCGAGTTGCCGTGGGAGTTCAACGTCGTCAACTCCAGCCAGATCAACGCCTACGCCATCCCCGGCGGCAAGGTGTCCATCACCCGCGGGCTGATCACCCGCATGAACAGCGAAGACGAACTGGCCTTCGTGCTGGGGCACGAGATCGGCCACGTGGCCGCGCGCCATTCGGCGGCTCAATACACCCGTGGCGTATTGGTCACCGCCGCCGTGCTGGGCGTGGCCATCGCTGTTTCCGATAGCGATTATCGTGAGTTGGGCGTAATGGCCGCCAACGTCGGCGGCGTGTTGCTCTTGGCCAGCTACTCCCGCGATCAAGAGCGCGAGGCCGACGCCCTGGGCATGGAGTACATGGCTCGCGCCGGCTACAACCCCAAGGCCGCCGTGGACGTGCTGAACCTGTTTCAATCGCTGCAAAAGCGCGAGCCCAGCGCCGTCGAGACCTTGCTGGCCAGCCACCCGCTCAGCGCCGAACGCATCGAAAACGCCGGCGACGATCTGAAAATCAAGCTGGGCTGGGCCACGGCCCGCGCCTACAACACCCGCGACTTCAACCAGGCCCTGGCGCGGCAAAAGGCCCGCAAGCCGGCTTACGCGGCCATGGATAAAGCCGACGACGATTATCAAGCCAAACGCTACGACCGGGCGGCCCAAAATTATCGCCAGGCCAGCGCCATGCTGCCCCAGGAGGGCCTGTTCAAGGCCAGGCTGGCCCGCGTCGAGTTGGACCTGCGCCAATTCGGCCCGGCCCTGGAGCACGCCCGCCAGGGCGCGACCCTGCGGCCCGACCTCTACGAGACCAACCACGTCCTGGGCGCGGCCTATCTGGTCAACAACCAGTTCGGCCCGGCCCTGGCGGCCACCAAAAACGCCGAGACATTCCTGGCCAACAACGACAATCGTTTTCTGATCGGCCTGTGCTACGAAAAGCTGGGCGAGCGCGACAAGGCCAAGGCCATCTACCAGGCCGTGCGCCAGCTTGACCCCAAAGGCCAAGCCGGCGATTACGCGGCCAAACGCCTGCGCGCCCTGCGCTGAGCGGGCCGGCCCCTGGCGGGTTGTCGAAAAAGGCCAGGATGGCCTTTTTCGACACCGTGCTAATGATAGGCCGGCACGCTGGGAAAACGGCTGGCGTCGGTGTGGGGGATGAAGCGCGCCGCCGAAAAGCGGTTCATCAGCATCTGGTTGACGTTGAGCTCCAGGTAGGTCAGCTTGTCGGTGACGGCCTCCACCTGGGGCCTGGCCGCCGGCTCCAGCAACAGGCGCTGGCAGCCGCTGAGCGAGCTGTTGCCCAGGGTGACGAAGCGCTCTCGGGGCAGATCGGGCAGCATGCCCAGGGTGATGGCGGTCTCGGGGTCGATCACCGCGCCAAAGGCCCCGGCCACGAAAAAGGCCGACAGATCCTCGAATTGCAGGCCAACCTCCAGCAGCACCGTGCGCAGGATGGTGTACATCGCCGCCTTGGAGCGCAGCAGGATGTCGATTTCGATCTCGTCGATGACGATGGACTCGCCGCTGGCGGAGTCTGCGGCCGGCACGACCAGATAACCCCGCACGCCGTCTTCGTCGACCACCAAACGCGGGTGATCGGCCAGCGTCAGTTTGCCGCGCATGTCCATGGCCCTGGTCAGATAGAGCTGGGCCAGAAGCTGCAACAGGCCAGAGCCGCACAGGCCCTTGGGTTTGGGCGCGCGGCCGTCGGCGTCGGGGATGATTCGCAGCGTGGGCGCAAAAGTTTGCGGGTCGATGACCACGCCCTCGATGGCCCCGGGCTGGGCCAGCACGCCGCGTTTGGCCACGCCGCTTTCCAGGGCCGGGCCGGCCGCGCCGGCGCAGGCGATCAGCCAGTCGCGGTTGCCCACCACCACCTCGGCGTTGGTGCCCACGTCCACCAGGATGGCCACGTCCTCGCGCTGATGCAGGCCGGCGGCGACAATGCCCGCCACCAGATCGCCGCCGAAGTAGGCCCCCACGTTGGGCATGCACCAGACCACCGCGCCCTCGGCCAGGGCCAGGCCGATATGGCTGGCGAAAAACGGCGCGGGCCGGTTGATCACCGGGATATAGGGCTCGCGGCAGATGGACTGGCTGTCCAGGCCCAGAAAAAAGTGCGTCATGGTGGTGTTGCCGGCGGCCACCATGCCCACCACCTCGGCGGTCCGGCGGCCGGCCTGGGCGCACATGCGCTCGATCAGCTCCTGGGCCGCGCCGACGAGCATGCCGTGCAGGCGCTGGGCGCCCTCGGGGCTGGCCGCGGCGTGGATGCGCGTGAGGATGTCGCTGCCCACGGCGGTCTGGGGGTTCATCAGCGTGCCCTTGGCCAGTTCCTGGCCCGAGGCCAGGTCGTGCAGAGTGGCCTGCAAGTGGGTCGAGCCGATATCCAAGGCCACGCCCAGGCCGCTTTGACCCCACGGGCCGGCCGGAACCTCATCCACGCGGGCCAGGATGTCCGCCGCGACGGGCGTGGCGCTCTGGTCGCCCGGTTCGACATCGACCAAAACCAGCCCGGCCGGGCCGTGAACCAAGCTGGCGGTGACGTCGCCGCCGGCCTGGCGGATGACTTGGGCCAGGGGCCAGGCGCGACCCACGGACACGACCGGCCATTGGCCAGTGGCCTGGCGCACGGCCTTGGCCAGGCGGTCGATGGTGGCGGTGTTGTCTTTCAGGCTGGGCGCGCTGAGCGTCAGATGCAGTTTCTGGCCTTGGAGCATGGGCGGCTGCCTCCACGAAGGTTCCAGGGAAATATTGCAGGGTTGGCCTGGTTTGTCAAACCGGGCGCGCGCCGGGCCCACCAGCCCGCGACGCCGAGATTTTTGCTGGCCGCCGGCCGCCTAACTTGCTAAATTCATATTGTAGTTTCGCGCGGGGCCGGCTTGCTCCGATTTTGCCAACGCCACATTGCCAAAAAGGACCGCCAAACGCCATGACCGCCGTGAAAAAAAACGTCGCCGTGATCGGGGCCGGATATTGGGGCAAGAACCTGGTGCGCAACTTCGCCTCCATCGGCGCGCTGGCCGCCGTGGCCGACGCCGATCCCCAGCGCCTGGCCGCCGTGGCCCAGGCCCACCCCGACGTGACCCTCCACGACGACCCCGAGCGGGCCATGGCCGATCCGGCCATCGAGGGCGTGGCCATCGCCACCCCGGCCGAGACCCACGCGGCCCTGGTCGCCGCCGCCTTGCACCACAACAAGCATGTTTTCGTCGAAAAGCCGCTGTGCCTGGAGATGGTCGAGGGCCGCGAACTGGTGCGCGCCGCCGAGGCCAAGGGCCTGACCCTGATGGTCGGCCATCTGTTGCACTATCACCCGGCGGTGATCCGCCTGAAGGAGATGGTCGACGGCGGCCAGGTGGGCCAGTTGCAATACATCTACTCCAACCGGCTCAATCTGGGCAAAATTCGCCAGGAAGAGAACATCATCTGGTCGTTCGCGCCCCACGACGTCTCGCTGATCCTGGCCCTGACCGGCGAGACGCCCGAACAGGTCACCAGTTTCGGCGGCAATTATCTCCAGCCCGAGATCGCCGACGTCACCGTCTCGACGCTGAGCTTTCCCTCGGGCGTCAAGGCCCATATTTTCGTCAACTGGCTGCACCCCTTCAAGGAACAGAAGCTTGTCGTGGTGGGCACCGAGGGCATGGCCGTCTTCGACGACACCGCGCCCAAGGACAAGCTCCTGTTCTACCCCCACCGCATCCGTTGGCAGCACCGCCTGCCCGTGCCCGAAAAAATGGACGCCCAGGTCATCGCCCTGGCGCCGGCCGAGCCGCTGAAAAACGAATGCCTCCATTTTGTCGAATGCATCCGCACGGGGCTCCAGCCCCGCACCGACGGCAAGGAAGGCCTGGCCGTGCTGGCCGTGCTGGACGCCTGCCACCGCTCGCTCGTAAACGGCGGCGCGCCCGTGCGACCCGGCCACGGCGAACATGGCCAGCAGCAAGACCAGGGCTACACCGTCCACCCCACGGCGGTCATCGATCACGGCTGCGTCATCGGCAAGGGCAGCCGCGT
Protein-coding regions in this window:
- a CDS encoding SPOR domain-containing protein, with the protein product MLGRDVLAVALVALLLGLVGCAGKEAPAVAGPDDAKALAHYDKALTMKAANEADAAARELQRALQADPDLYQAYYQLGLIYQDSGQPEVARRVWQTGVERATVGPERPDYPRERAVAEMRAALAGLEAAPPLVEAPPAQSPLPPPVAAPTAAPAATTGGQWAVLFSSNLKKASADGDVNLLKAKGFSASVKKVRLKGKAWLRVVAACCTSKDQARENLRKIQQATGRKGLSLIRQ
- a CDS encoding MTH1187 family thiamine-binding protein; this encodes MAIIQFSVAPLGTGQTSLSSYVADIHRVLAEEGIEAQLTPMSTIIEGPLETLLGVIAKVHELPFASGADRVLTVIQIDDRRDKPAAAAAKVASVREKLGRA
- a CDS encoding M48 family metallopeptidase, which translates into the protein MMTWRWTTKHWRATLTAALLTLALIVTGCVKNPVSGAEEFSLMSEDQELAKGAELYPKYTQQFNGLPADDPGLQAYVRRVGGWLAKNSHRPELPWEFNVVNSSQINAYAIPGGKVSITRGLITRMNSEDELAFVLGHEIGHVAARHSAAQYTRGVLVTAAVLGVAIAVSDSDYRELGVMAANVGGVLLLASYSRDQEREADALGMEYMARAGYNPKAAVDVLNLFQSLQKREPSAVETLLASHPLSAERIENAGDDLKIKLGWATARAYNTRDFNQALARQKARKPAYAAMDKADDDYQAKRYDRAAQNYRQASAMLPQEGLFKARLARVELDLRQFGPALEHARQGATLRPDLYETNHVLGAAYLVNNQFGPALAATKNAETFLANNDNRFLIGLCYEKLGERDKAKAIYQAVRQLDPKGQAGDYAAKRLRALR
- a CDS encoding ASKHA domain-containing protein, with the translated sequence MLQGQKLHLTLSAPSLKDNTATIDRLAKAVRQATGQWPVVSVGRAWPLAQVIRQAGGDVTASLVHGPAGLVLVDVEPGDQSATPVAADILARVDEVPAGPWGQSGLGVALDIGSTHLQATLHDLASGQELAKGTLMNPQTAVGSDILTRIHAAASPEGAQRLHGMLVGAAQELIERMCAQAGRRTAEVVGMVAAGNTTMTHFFLGLDSQSICREPYIPVINRPAPFFASHIGLALAEGAVVWCMPNVGAYFGGDLVAGIVAAGLHQREDVAILVDVGTNAEVVVGNRDWLIACAGAAGPALESGVAKRGVLAQPGAIEGVVIDPQTFAPTLRIIPDADGRAPKPKGLCGSGLLQLLAQLYLTRAMDMRGKLTLADHPRLVVDEDGVRGYLVVPAADSASGESIVIDEIEIDILLRSKAAMYTILRTVLLEVGLQFEDLSAFFVAGAFGAVIDPETAITLGMLPDLPRERFVTLGNSSLSGCQRLLLEPAARPQVEAVTDKLTYLELNVNQMLMNRFSAARFIPHTDASRFPSVPAYH
- a CDS encoding Gfo/Idh/MocA family oxidoreductase; translated protein: MTAVKKNVAVIGAGYWGKNLVRNFASIGALAAVADADPQRLAAVAQAHPDVTLHDDPERAMADPAIEGVAIATPAETHAALVAAALHHNKHVFVEKPLCLEMVEGRELVRAAEAKGLTLMVGHLLHYHPAVIRLKEMVDGGQVGQLQYIYSNRLNLGKIRQEENIIWSFAPHDVSLILALTGETPEQVTSFGGNYLQPEIADVTVSTLSFPSGVKAHIFVNWLHPFKEQKLVVVGTEGMAVFDDTAPKDKLLFYPHRIRWQHRLPVPEKMDAQVIALAPAEPLKNECLHFVECIRTGLQPRTDGKEGLAVLAVLDACHRSLVNGGAPVRPGHGEHGQQQDQGYTVHPTAVIDHGCVIGKGSRVWHFAHVISGSRIGDNCSLGQNVVVGPNVTIGRGCKIQNNVSVYDGVTLEDGVFCGPSMVFTNVYNPRAEISRKDQYRKTLVRRGATLGANCTIVCGNTVGRHAFVAAGAVVTRDVADFALVAGNPARQIGWMCRCGVRLNFDDGQTARCVACGENYLLERGAVRPSQEPAEL